In Neptuniibacter halophilus, the genomic stretch TGTTTTCAACTGTCTGGTTGAAAGCCAGAAAATACCCGTTTTCTCCGTTGCCGGAGAGCCCTATAACCAGTTGCTGGCCCAGATCGGCACCCATGCCGACGCCGATGTGGTGGTGTTTGGCGGGATCGGTCTGGTATTTGATGACTACCACTATTTCCGTCAGGCCTTTGAAGAAGCCGGTGTGCTGGCGCGTACCGTGATGTTTGTCCATCAGGGGTCAGATCCGACGGTAGAAGGGTTGCTGGTGCCGGACATGGCACTGGCGGTAGCCGAGCGCTTTGCCGTGGAAGAGGGTAAGCGTGTACTGGTGCTGCTCACCGATATGACCGCTTACGCCGACGCTCTGAAAGAGGTTGGTATTTCAATGGAACATGTGCCCTCTAACCGGGGCTATATCGGCGATCTGTATTCTCAGTTGGCGCGACGTTACGAGAAGGCCTGTGATTATAAAGGCGCGGGCTCGGTGACTATCCTCTCAGTGACAACAATGCCGGGGGATGATGTGACCCACCCGGTGCCGGATAACACCGGTTATATCACGGAAGGGCAGTTCTACCTGCATGATGGAGTCATCGATCCCTTTGGTTCCCTGTCCCGTCTGAAGCAGCATGTGATCGGCAAAGTGACCCGTGAGGATCATAGCCAGATTATGAATACCATGGTGCGTTTCTATGCTGAATCTCAGGATGCAGCGCAGAAACAGGCGATGTCATTTGAGCTGAGTGAATATGATGAGCGGCTGCTTAAGTTCGGCCTGTTGTTTCGCAAACGGTTTATGGATATCAGTGTCACCATGCCACTGGAACAGGCGCTGGATCTCTGCTGGCAGACACTGGGCGAATGTTTTGCCGCCCACGAACTGCTGATGAAACAGGGGCTGGTGGATAAATATTTCCCACAGACAACGTCAGCTTCTGCCGCGGTTGAGGATTAAGCTGTGGCGAAGTTAGCGCTGAATAAAACCACGCTGAATCGTGAAAGCCGCCGGCTCAAGTCGTTCCGGCAGTTTGTTCCGGCGCTGGAGTTGAAACGCAAACAACTGATGTCGGCCCGCGAGGATACCCGCAAGCGGTTACTCGACTGTCAGGCGCAGTTACAGCAGTCAGAGGCCCGGGTAGCGGAACAACTACCGATGCTGGCATCGGCCGGGCTGGAGCTTTCCGGTTTGCTGCAGGTGGAAAAATTACAGATCAACTATGTCAATCTGGTGGGGCTGGAACTGCCGGAACTGGGTGAGCTGAGGTTACAGCGGGCCGAGTATTCCCGGCTGCTTCTGCCGCACTGGGTTGATGCGCTGCTCAGTTTGCAGTCGGATGCACTGCGGGCCGAAGTGGAGATTCGGGTATTGCAGCAGCGGCTGGAGATGCTGGAACAGGGTCTGCAGAAAACCACTCAGCGGCTTAATCTGTTCGATAAGGTGCTGATTCCTGAGGCGCAACGCAATATCCGTAAGATTCAGATCGCCCTGTCGGATGCCGAGCGGGCGGGTGTGGTCCGCGCCAAAATTGCCAAGGGTAAGCGGGCACGTATCGCCGCAGCACGGTCATTGGGAGCGGCGTTATGAGTATTCGTCCGCTGCTGAAAGCGACCCTGATCGGACTCAGTGAAGAGAAAGTACAGATTCTCGATCAGCTTCAGGCTCTGGGGCTGATGCACATCATTCCATTGCGTCAGGCTAAACCGCAGAAGTCCACCACCACGGCACAGCATGAGGTCAGTCCGGAGCAACTGCGCGGTGCGCTGCACTATCTGCTGAATGCCCGGATAAAACGCCGTCAGGTGCT encodes the following:
- a CDS encoding V-type ATP synthase subunit B, which translates into the protein MTQLLVRYSRILEIVGDIVKVQVPLSGEGTSLICFGDLALIENEENQAQRSALAQVIMLDREEVSLQVFNGTKGLSTHSVVRFLGRSMEVTFSPNILGRSFSGTGRAIDGGPALIEEPKIEIDGPTVNPARRVLASHMIRTDVPMIDVFNCLVESQKIPVFSVAGEPYNQLLAQIGTHADADVVVFGGIGLVFDDYHYFRQAFEEAGVLARTVMFVHQGSDPTVEGLLVPDMALAVAERFAVEEGKRVLVLLTDMTAYADALKEVGISMEHVPSNRGYIGDLYSQLARRYEKACDYKGAGSVTILSVTTMPGDDVTHPVPDNTGYITEGQFYLHDGVIDPFGSLSRLKQHVIGKVTREDHSQIMNTMVRFYAESQDAAQKQAMSFELSEYDERLLKFGLLFRKRFMDISVTMPLEQALDLCWQTLGECFAAHELLMKQGLVDKYFPQTTSASAAVED
- a CDS encoding V-type ATP synthase subunit D, translated to MAKLALNKTTLNRESRRLKSFRQFVPALELKRKQLMSAREDTRKRLLDCQAQLQQSEARVAEQLPMLASAGLELSGLLQVEKLQINYVNLVGLELPELGELRLQRAEYSRLLLPHWVDALLSLQSDALRAEVEIRVLQQRLEMLEQGLQKTTQRLNLFDKVLIPEAQRNIRKIQIALSDAERAGVVRAKIAKGKRARIAAARSLGAAL